The Pan troglodytes isolate AG18354 chromosome 1, NHGRI_mPanTro3-v2.0_pri, whole genome shotgun sequence genome includes a region encoding these proteins:
- the KIF17 gene encoding kinesin-like protein KIF17 isoform X7, with protein MASEAVKVVVRCRPMNQRERELRCQPVVTVDCARGQCCIQNPGAADEPPKRFTFDGAYHVDHVTEQIYNEIAYPLVEGVTEGYNGTIFAYGQTGSGKSFTMQGLPDPPSQRGIIPRAFEHVFESVQCAENTKFLVRASYLEIYNEDVRDLLGADTKQKLELKEHPEKGVYVKGLSMHTVHSVAQCEHIMETGWKNRSVGYTLMNKDSSRSHSIFTISIEMSAVDERGKDHLRAGKLNLVDLAGSERQSKTGASGERLKEATKINLSLSALGNVISALVDGRCKHIPYRDSKLTRLLQDSLGGNTKTLMVACLSPADNNYDETLSTLRYANRAKNIRNKPRINEDPKDALLREYQEEIKKLKAILTQQMSPGSLSALLSRQVPPDPVQVEEKLLPQPVIQHDMEAEKQLIREEYEERLARLKADYKAEQESRARLEEDITAMRNSYDVRLSTLEENLRKETEAVLQVGVLYKAEVMSRAEFASSSEYPPAFQYEMVVKPEVFSTTDTLPSDDVSKTQVSSRFAELPKVEPSKSEISLGSSESSSLEETSVPEAFPGPEEPSNVEVSMPTEESRSRYFLDECLGQEAAGHLLGEQNYLPEEEPQEVPLQGLLGLQDPFAEVEAKLARLSSTVARTDAPQADVPKVPVQVPAPTDLLEPRDARPEAEAADDFPPRPEVDLASEVALEVVRTAEPGVWLEAQAPVALVAQPEPLPATAGVKRESVGMEVAVLTDDPLPVVDQQQVLARLQLLEQQVVGGEQAKNKDLKEKHKRRKRYADERRKQLVAALQNSDEDSGDWVLLNVYDSIQEEVRAKSKLLEKMQRKMCLSPSTMIVRPPQPCGTVSPLNFFFFINYPVSGMSL; from the exons ATGGCCTCCGAGGCGGTGAAGGTTGTCGTGCGCTGCCGCCCCATGAACCAGCGGGAGCGGGAGCTGCGCTGCCAGCCCGTGGTGACTGTGGACTGCGCGCGCGGCCAGTGCTGCATCCAGAACCCGGGCGCCGCGGACGAGCCGCCCAAGCGGTTCACCTTCGACGGCGCCTACCACGTGGACCACGTCACCGAGCAGATCTACAACGAGATCGCCTACCCGCTGGTGGAG GGCGTCACTGAGGGctacaatggcaccatctttgCCTACGGCCAGACAGGCAGCGGGAAGTCCTTCACCATGCAGGGCCTGCCAGATCCGCCCTCCCAGAGAGGCATCATCCCCAGGGCCTTCGAGCACGTGTTTGAGAGCGTCCAG TGTGCAGAGAACACTAAGTTCCTGGTCCGGGCCTCCTACCTGGAGATCTACAATGAAGATGTCCGGGACCTCCTTGGGGCTGACACCAAGCAGAAGCTGGAG ctgAAGGAGCACCCAGAGAAGGGCGTGTACGTGAAGGGGCTGTCCATGCACACGGTGCACAGCGTGGCCCAGTGTGAGCACATCATGGAGACCGGCTGGAAGAACCGCTCGGTCGGCTACACGCTGATGAACAAGGATTCCTCACGCTCGCACTCCATCTTCACCATCAGCATCGAGATGTCTGCCGTGG ATGAGCGGGGCAAGGACCACCTCCGGGCGGGCAAGCTGAACCTGGTGGACCTGGCGGGCAGCGAGCGGCAGTCCAAGACCGGGGCCTCGGGCGAGCGGCTCAAGGAGGCCACCAAGATCAACCTGTCGCTCTCGGCACTGGGCAATGTCATCTCGGCGCTAGTGGACGGGCGCTGTAAGCACATCCCCTACCGTGACTCGAAGCTGACGCGGCTGCTGCAGGACTCACTGGGCGGCAACACCAAGACGCTCATGGTGGCCTGCCTGTCGCCTGCGGACAACAACTACGATGAGACACTCAGCACGCTGCGCTACGCCAACCGGGCCAAGAACATCAGGAACAAGCCGCGCATCAACGAGGACCCCAAGGATGCGCTGCTTCGCGAGTACCAGGAGGAGATCAAGAAGCTCAAGGCCATCCTGACACAGCAGATGAGCCCCGGCAGCCTGTCAG CCCTGCTGTCCAGGCAGGTGCCCCCAGACCCTGTGCAGGTGGAGGAGAAGCTGTTGCCCCAACCTGTGATCCAGCATGACATGGAGGCCGAGAAGCAGCTGATCCGGGAG gaGTATGAAGAGCGCCTGGCCCGGCTGAAAGCCGACTATAAGGCCGAGCAGGAGTCTCGGGCCAGGCTGGAGGAAGACATCACTGCCATGCGCAACTCATATGACGTCAGGCTGTCCACGCTGGAGGAGAACCTGCGGAAGGAGACAG AGGCTGTCCTGCAGGTGGGAGTCCTCTACAAGGCTGAGGTCATGTCCAGGGCTGAGTTTGCCAGCAGCTCTGAGTACCCGCCTGCTTTTCAGTATGAGATGGTGGTGAAACCCGAGGTCTTCTCCACGACCGACACTCTGCCCAGTGACGATGTCTCCAAGACTCAGGTTTCCTCCAGGTTTGCGGAGCTGCCCAAGGTGGAACCCTCCAAGTCTGAGATTTCTCTGGGCTCCAGTGAGTCATCCTCACTCGAAGAAACCTCTGTGCCTGAGGCATTCCCTGGGCCTGAGGAGCCCTCCAACGTGGAGGTCTCCATGCCCACTGAGGAGTCCAGGAGCAGATACTTCCTGGATGAGTGCCTCGGGCAGGAGGCCGCTGGGCACCTGCTGGGGGAACAGAACTACCTCCCGGAAGAGGAGCCGCAGGAGGTGCCCCTGCAGGGGTTACTAGGCCTGCAGGACCCGTTTGCCGAGGTGGAAGCCAAGCTGGCCAGACTCTCCTCCACCGTGGCCAGGACAGACGCACCCCAGGCAGACGTCCCCAAGGTCCCCGTGCAG GTCCCTGCGCCAACAGACCTGCTGGAGCCCAGGGATGCCAGGCCCGAAGCCGAGGCGGCTGATGACTTCCCGCCCAGGCCT GAGGTAGATCTGGCCTCGGAAGTGGCCTTAGAGGTGGTGCGGACAGCAGAGCCTGGCGTGTGGTTGGAGGCTCAGGCCCCGGTGGCCCTGGTGGCTCAGCCTGAGCCCCTGCCGGCCACAGCTGGTGTGAAGAGGGAGAGCGTGGGCATGGAGGTGGCGGTGCTGACCGATGACCCGCTGCCCGTTGTGGACCAGCAGCAGGTGCTGGCCCG TCTGCAGCTGTTGGAGCAGCAGGTTGTGGGTGGAGAGCAGGCCAAGAACAAGGACCTGAAGGAGAAGCACAAGCGGCGCAAGCGCTACGCAGACGAGCGCAGGAAGCAGCTGGTGGCTGCCCTGCAGAACTCGGATGAGGACAGCGGGGACTGGGTGCTGCTTAACGTCTACGACTCCATCCAGGAGGAAGTGCGGGCCAAGAGCAAGCTGCTAGAGAAGATGCAGAGGAAG
- the SH2D5 gene encoding SH2 domain-containing protein 5 isoform X2 — protein MAHALRRILYSTWCPADCQFAFMARNPQSPASKLFCHLFVGSQPGEVQILHLLLCRSFQLAYLLQHPEERAQPEPCPGPTGEVPLKPLSSSGGLVREPFGRDQLSQNVHALVSFRRLPAEGLVGSGKELPESEGRARHARLGNPYCSPTLVRKKAIRSKVIRSGAYRGCTYETQLQLSAREAFPAAWEAWPRGPGGHSCLVESEGSLTENIWAFAGISRPCALALLRRDVLGAFLLWPELGASGQWCLSVRTQCGVVPHQVFRNHLGRYCLEHLPAEFPSLEALVENHAVTERSLFCPLDMGRLNPTYEEQDCGPPGRPPRTLRPLSHAKSEAELQGLG, from the exons ATGGCTCACGCCCTGAGGCGCATACTCTACTCCACCTGGTGCCCTGCCGACTGCCAGTTTGCCTTCATGGCTCGAAACCCACAGAGCCCAGCCAGCAAGCTCTTCTGCCACCTCTTTGTGGGCAGCCAGCCAGGAGAG gtcCAGATCCTGCACCTGCTGCTGTGCCGCTCTTTCCAGCTGGCTTACCTCTTGCAGCACCCTGAGGAGCGGGCACAGCCAGAGCCCTGCCCAGGGCCCACAGGGGAGGTGCCCCTGAAGCCACTGTCCAGCTCTGGGGGCCTGGTGCGGGAGCCCTTCGGCCGTGATCAACTCTCTCAGAACGTCCATGCCCTGGTCTCCTTTCGGCGGCTGCCAGCAGAGGGGCTGGTGGGCAGTGGG AAGGAGCTGCCAGAGTCGGAAGGCCGTGCCCGCCATGCCCGCCTGGGGAATCCCTACTGCTCGCCCACGCTGGTGCGCAAGAAGGCCATTCGCAGCAAGGTGATCCGCTCGGGGGCCTACCGCGGCTGCACCTATGAGACCCAGCTGCAGCTGTCGGCTCGGGAGGCCT TTCCTGCCGCATGGGAGGCATGGCCCCGGGGTCCTGGTGGCCACTCGTGCCTGGTGGAGAGCGAGGGCAGCCTGACGGAGAACATCTGGGCCTTCGCTGGCATCTCCAG GCCCTGTGCCCTGGCCCTGTTGCGGAGAGATGTGCTGGGGGccttcctgctgtggcctgagctGGGTGCTAGTGGCCAGTGGTGTCTGTCCGTGCGCACGCAGTGCGGCGTGGTGCCCCACCAGGTCTTCCGGAACCACCTGGGCCGCTACTGCTTGGAG CACCTGCCGGCAGAGTTCCCCAGCCTGGAGGCTCTGGTGGAGAACCACGCGGTTACTGAACGTAGCCTCTTCTGTCCCCTCGACATGGGCCGCCTGAACCCCACCTACGAGGAGCAGGACTGTGGGCCCCCAGGCAGGCCGCCCCGGACTCTCCGGCCCCTCAGCCATGCCAAGTCCGAGGCAGAGCTGCAGGGCCTGGGCTAA
- the SH2D5 gene encoding SH2 domain-containing protein 5 isoform X1 — MQKAGAGGRRASDCGLAPHRPRCITKFAQYVGSFPVDDLDTQESVWLVQQQLWALKDCPRRRAVILKFSLQGLKIYSGEGEVLLMAHALRRILYSTWCPADCQFAFMARNPQSPASKLFCHLFVGSQPGEVQILHLLLCRSFQLAYLLQHPEERAQPEPCPGPTGEVPLKPLSSSGGLVREPFGRDQLSQNVHALVSFRRLPAEGLVGSGKELPESEGRARHARLGNPYCSPTLVRKKAIRSKVIRSGAYRGCTYETQLQLSAREAFPAAWEAWPRGPGGHSCLVESEGSLTENIWAFAGISRPCALALLRRDVLGAFLLWPELGASGQWCLSVRTQCGVVPHQVFRNHLGRYCLEHLPAEFPSLEALVENHAVTERSLFCPLDMGRLNPTYEEQDCGPPGRPPRTLRPLSHAKSEAELQGLG, encoded by the exons ATGCAGAAGGCGGGGGCTGGGGGCCGCAGGGCCTCTGACTGCGGGCTGGCCCCTCACCGGCCCAGGTGCATCACCAAGTTTGCCCAG TACGTGGGCTCCTTCCCTGTGGATGACCTGGACACCCAGGAGAGCGTGTGGCTGGTGCAGCAGCAGCTGTGGGCGCTGAAG GACTGTCCCCGACGCCGGGCCGTCATCCTGAAATTCAGCCTTCAGGGTCTCAAGATCTACAGcggggagggtgag GTGCTGCTGATGGCTCACGCCCTGAGGCGCATACTCTACTCCACCTGGTGCCCTGCCGACTGCCAGTTTGCCTTCATGGCTCGAAACCCACAGAGCCCAGCCAGCAAGCTCTTCTGCCACCTCTTTGTGGGCAGCCAGCCAGGAGAG gtcCAGATCCTGCACCTGCTGCTGTGCCGCTCTTTCCAGCTGGCTTACCTCTTGCAGCACCCTGAGGAGCGGGCACAGCCAGAGCCCTGCCCAGGGCCCACAGGGGAGGTGCCCCTGAAGCCACTGTCCAGCTCTGGGGGCCTGGTGCGGGAGCCCTTCGGCCGTGATCAACTCTCTCAGAACGTCCATGCCCTGGTCTCCTTTCGGCGGCTGCCAGCAGAGGGGCTGGTGGGCAGTGGG AAGGAGCTGCCAGAGTCGGAAGGCCGTGCCCGCCATGCCCGCCTGGGGAATCCCTACTGCTCGCCCACGCTGGTGCGCAAGAAGGCCATTCGCAGCAAGGTGATCCGCTCGGGGGCCTACCGCGGCTGCACCTATGAGACCCAGCTGCAGCTGTCGGCTCGGGAGGCCT TTCCTGCCGCATGGGAGGCATGGCCCCGGGGTCCTGGTGGCCACTCGTGCCTGGTGGAGAGCGAGGGCAGCCTGACGGAGAACATCTGGGCCTTCGCTGGCATCTCCAG GCCCTGTGCCCTGGCCCTGTTGCGGAGAGATGTGCTGGGGGccttcctgctgtggcctgagctGGGTGCTAGTGGCCAGTGGTGTCTGTCCGTGCGCACGCAGTGCGGCGTGGTGCCCCACCAGGTCTTCCGGAACCACCTGGGCCGCTACTGCTTGGAG CACCTGCCGGCAGAGTTCCCCAGCCTGGAGGCTCTGGTGGAGAACCACGCGGTTACTGAACGTAGCCTCTTCTGTCCCCTCGACATGGGCCGCCTGAACCCCACCTACGAGGAGCAGGACTGTGGGCCCCCAGGCAGGCCGCCCCGGACTCTCCGGCCCCTCAGCCATGCCAAGTCCGAGGCAGAGCTGCAGGGCCTGGGCTAA